One genomic region from Solwaraspora sp. WMMD792 encodes:
- a CDS encoding ABC-2 family transporter protein, whose product MTTVAADTGAPARATPSTGVRPYRALARVAARSAVAYPLSFVLGMAGVLLQLLAMLSIWAVLLGSGTSVGGFSWPQMKAYLLIAYVTGSLMSFGDWEMAARIRDGMVAVDLTRPVDYQRARFAETLGVAVVEVAFALAVCAVVLAVTGPVPVPPPGQAALFAVSALLVLPLRFTTVYLTALLCFWTQNIFGVSLARGAITNLFSGALVPLTLLPGWLQAIAAVLPFAGMTFTPATIYLGQATGSDAWLLIGIQAVWTVALWWGARLAWRSAVRQLTVHGG is encoded by the coding sequence GTGACCACGGTCGCCGCCGACACGGGCGCTCCGGCTCGGGCCACACCGTCCACCGGTGTCCGGCCGTACCGGGCGCTGGCCCGGGTGGCGGCCCGCAGCGCCGTCGCGTACCCGTTGAGCTTCGTCCTCGGCATGGCCGGGGTGCTGCTGCAGCTGCTCGCCATGCTGTCCATCTGGGCGGTGCTGCTCGGCTCCGGGACCAGCGTCGGCGGGTTCAGCTGGCCGCAGATGAAGGCGTACCTGCTGATCGCCTATGTCACTGGGTCATTGATGTCGTTCGGTGACTGGGAGATGGCCGCCCGGATCCGTGACGGCATGGTCGCGGTCGATCTGACCCGCCCGGTCGACTACCAGCGGGCCCGGTTCGCCGAGACGCTCGGCGTCGCCGTCGTCGAGGTCGCCTTCGCGTTGGCGGTCTGTGCCGTGGTGCTGGCGGTCACCGGGCCGGTCCCGGTGCCGCCGCCCGGCCAGGCGGCGCTGTTCGCGGTCAGCGCCCTGCTGGTGCTGCCGCTACGGTTCACCACCGTCTACCTAACGGCCCTACTGTGCTTCTGGACGCAGAACATCTTCGGCGTGTCGTTGGCCCGGGGAGCGATCACCAACCTGTTCTCCGGGGCGTTGGTGCCGTTGACGCTGCTGCCCGGCTGGCTGCAGGCGATCGCCGCGGTGCTGCCGTTCGCCGGGATGACGTTCACCCCGGCGACGATCTACCTGGGGCAGGCGACCGGATCCGACGCCTGGCTGCTGATCGGCATCCAGGCGGTGTGGACGGTGGCGTTGTGGTGGGGAG